The Deltaproteobacteria bacterium DNA segment GAGCGCGAGCATCGCCTCGACACCGCTCGTGATGCGGTCGGCGAGACACCGTTGCACGTCGGCGACGCTGGTCGCGCACGGGTCGAGCGCGCCGAGGTCGCCGGTGGTGCACTTGCCGGCGATGGTCTTGTCGAGCTTGGCGCGCGCCTTGGCGAGCTTGCTTGCGGTCTTGACGTCGTTCGGCGCGACCTCCTGTCCGGCGAACAGCGAGCCGCGGCAGGTGACGAGCGCCCGGCCGGCGATCTTGCCTTTGGCGACGGCGTTGCTGCAGCCGCGAATGGCATTGGCGCGCGCCGCGACATAGCCGCGCACGGCCTTCCCGAGGACTCTCTGGCAGCCTTCGTTCGCGAGCGGTGCCATCGGCGGGCTCAAGGGTGTCAGGGCGTTGCAGTACGGGCTCGGGTCGCAGACGTCGCCGGCACCGTCGAGGTCGCTGTCGCGGCCCTCGGCGTCGGCTCTCTCGACACAGGTGTCGTCCTCGTTGAAGACGCCGTCGCCGTCGTTGTCGCCGGTGATGACGTTGACGACGCCGTCGGCGGTGTCGCCGTCGCCGTTCAGGTCGATCCCTTCCACCGACTCGTCCCGTTCCTGGTAGACGATGGGCTCGCCGATGAAGTCGTCGGGGAGCGGGGGCAGGCTCGGAGCGCCCGCGGGGACGCTGAAGACCTTGCGGTGGGCGGACCGCGGATTGAAGACCTGCGCCACGATTCCGGTGCTCGACCCGTCGCCGTCGAGGTCGCGGTTGCCCTGCTCGGCTTCCGAGGTCAGGAAGGCGACCGAGTCTCCGACGATCTTGTACGCCTGACCCGGGGCGCATCCGGGCAGGTGACAGCGGACGATCGCCTGGCCGGAATTGATGAGGCGATCGTCTTTGAGATCGTAGACCCAGAGGAGGGCGTCGTCACCATCGCCGTCGCCGTTGCTGTCTCGGCGCGGTCCGTCGAAGCGTTCCGACGACCGAAACGCGATCAGGTTGCCGCTGACGACGAAATCGACCGTTTCGCGGGGGACGATGGTGACCTGGCCTGTGGCGACTCGATAAATGGCCAGGACGGTATCGTCGGTATCCCGGTCGCCGTTCAGATCTTCGCCGTCGCCTGCGCCGTGGTGATACTCGTCCGTCCCGAATACGACGATGGCCTCACATGTTCCGGCGGGGCAGTCACCGTCGGTCTGGCACGGCTCGCCGTCGCTGGCGCCGCCGGAGCACAAGTCGGTGCTGTCGAAACCGACGAATTGCAATCCCGTTTGTGGGTAGAGCGCCGCGATGCCGATTGGAACGATCTGCGGCGGGCTGCCGAGCGCACTGGTGGGAACGAGCCCGAGCACGAGATTGATTTTCTGGTTTCCATCGAGATCGACGAACGTATCCTGCGGCATCTCGTCGAGAGCCACCGCGAGCACCCGCGAGGATAGGGTCATGCGACTGTAGTTGGAGAGCATAGAGAGCCCGGCGAGCTGCGTCGTCGTATTCGTCGCTGCGTCGTAGGCGTACACGAGGCGATCGAATGTGTCGGTGTCGCCGTTCCGATCGGTGCCACCGTCATTACCCTCGGGGCTCATGAAAACCGCGCGGCCCGCGGCTACCGCGGTGAGGTCCGCGGGCTCGGCGCCGAGGCCGGTACGGAGCGTGGCAGTGCTGCCGGGACCGGACTCCCGGGGTACACCGCGAACGGCAGCTCGACCAAGGAGTAGACGTGCTCGCCGTCGGGCGTCACCGCGATGCCTCGCGTGAACGGCGCGCCCTCGCCGGGAAACGTGCTGGGCGACTCCGCCTCGACGAAAGTCAACGCGCCGCCCGGGACGGTGCGTTCAAAGACGGCGGTTCTACCGCCATTCCCGCCAGCGTAGACGGTTTGCCCGTCGGGCCCGATCGCGATTGCCTGCGCCCCGACAATGCCGCTCACCCCGTCGACGCCGTCGACCGCCGCCGCCGAGAACGTCAGGGAGCCCGTCAGAGGATTGCGATCGAAGATCGCAATCGCGCCGTCGCCGTCGGCGGCGACGTACACGTTCGCCCCGTCGCCGCTGACGACCAATTCACGCGCGCCGGCGAGCGACGGGCCGCCGATTCCGCCGTCGGGATAGGTCGCGAGGAACGCGAGCGTTCCCGAGACCACGTTTCGCGTGAAGGCGGTGACGGCCGACGAGGTGTGGGACGCCACGTAGACGTTCTTGCCGTCGGCGCTGACGGCGACGCCCCAGGGCTCGTCGAGTCCCGAGACACCACCCGCCTCGTCGAAAAGCGCCTGCACGAACGTCAGAACGCCCGTTCCGGAGTCGCGGCTGAAGACGGCGAGCGCGTTCTCCGTGGTGCCCGCTGCGTAGAGATGGTGACCGTCAGCGCTGAGCGCGAGTCGGCTGGTACCGCCGAGACCGTCCACGCCGCCCACACCGTCGACCTCGGCGTCGACGATGTCGACCCAGACGATCGACTCTGTGGCAAACGGCTGTACAAACGCGAACGTCCGATTTTGGAGGTTATGTCGCCCAGGCGGTGCGAAAAGCCGGGTAGTGCCGCCTATCACCCAAACCAGTCGACGAACGACGCCGCCTCACGATATGCGGCGCGATCGAGACGGGCGTGTTGTGCAGCCTGCTTACCTTCCGGTTGCAGTCGCGCAGCGAGCGTCGAGCTCGAACGACTTGCGACTTCCAGGCGGTCGTCTGGAAAGCAGATTCCCGGCACGACTCGGCGCTGCACCCACACCGCGAGGCCCTCAGAAAGCCAGGGGGAGCCGCACATCGCGAGCACGTGCGTAAGCTCGTGCATCAGTAGCGCCGGCGAACACTGCGGCCGCGAGAGCCGAATCAACGTGTACGGCTCGGCATCCGAGACGACGGTCGTCGGAATACCTACGCGGTCGCTCCGGAGATCGACGACGACTGCTCCAGTGAACTGGACGCCGAGGAAGCGTGTGCCTGCTTCGAGAGCGTTTCGCGCGCCGGATGCCCAGCCCCGTGCTTCCTCGCGAGATCCGGCCTGGCCCATCGCGACCGTCAGTGGCCCGTCCCGAGCGATGAGGACGGTGCCCTCGCGGCTGCAGAGCAGCTCACGGAGGTGACGGGCTGCGGCGTTTGCGCCCAGTGGAACCAACAGACGTGCCACCCGCCGAGCAAGTGCGGCGTCGCCGCGCTCGAGGGCGGTGAACCCGAGCTCGCGCAAGGCTCCGAGATGCCGACGATCTCGCCGGATTGCTTCGAGGAAGGCGACTTGGGCGGCGTCGCCCGCTCCCCGCTCCACCGCTTCGAGCCCGGCGCGGTAGAGCTCGTCGCCCGCAGACACCAGGAAGCCATGCGAACGGATCCGGTGTACGAGGTTCCAAACAGTCCCGTCGCCTTCGCACGAGGAATCGTCCATCCGCTCGGTGATTTCTGCGAGGTTTCGAACGCCGTCGAAGAGCGACGCTATGGCGAGATCGCGGGGTGTGAGCTCGAGGCCTACGTTACGGAGCTCGCTCACGGGAAGTGTCAACTGCGCAGAAGCGGCTGCGACCTC contains these protein-coding regions:
- a CDS encoding beta-propeller fold lactonase family protein, coding for MGGVDGLGGTSRLALSADGHHLYAAGTTENALAVFSRDSGTGVLTFVQALFDEAGGVSGLDEPWGVAVSADGKNVYVASHTSSAVTAFTRNVVSGTLAFLATYPDGGIGGPSLAGARELVVSGDGANVYVAADGDGAIAIFDRNPLTGSLTFSAAAVDGVDGVSGIVGAQAIAIGPDGQTVYAGGNGGRTAVFERTVPGGALTFVEAESPSTFPGEGAPFTRGIAVTPDGEHVYSLVELPFAVYPGSPVPAALPRSVPASAPSPRTSPR
- a CDS encoding class I SAM-dependent methyltransferase, which produces MSGISAEVFDVARQLESASPGLALMMQLRARLFDEMVVAAGRRGFEQVVLVSCGFERRRSRSSTVQPVRTIKVEHPAVFEAFARRSGFSRHTCVPADDFQQETWQALEDRGFSPRVHKTLLILQGLSLWGGPTALDYWLDRLAEQDRVGGEMVLNLLDSTSAAHAQHAGDELVGPMVSPEVGIRFGADGARVLDQIAARSLHLRRLFDSHDLQRRHFGVEDLLVSELYVWVGASADTPRPTAQPRSEAATPTTRVAEYRTFRPSLRPEVEVAAASAQLTLPVSELRNVGLELTPRDLAIASLFDGVRNLAEITERMDDSSCEGDGTVWNLVHRIRSHGFLVSAGDELYRAGLEAVERGAGDAAQVAFLEAIRRDRRHLGALRELGFTALERGDAALARRVARLLVPLGANAAARHLRELLCSREGTVLIARDGPLTVAMGQAGSREEARGWASGARNALEAGTRFLGVQFTGAVVVDLRSDRVGIPTTVVSDAEPYTLIRLSRPQCSPALLMHELTHVLAMCGSPWLSEGLAVWVQRRVVPGICFPDDRLEVASRSSSTLAARLQPEGKQAAQHARLDRAAYREAASFVDWFG